A stretch of DNA from Brachyspira pilosicoli:
TGATGATTACACCAGAGATCAGCATGCATTTATGCATTTTGATTTAAGCAAACTTCATATATTTGATAAAAATACTGAAAAAAATATTTTAGCAGAATAATAAAAAAATTAAATAATTTTTAAATAAATGAAATTCATGCTATTATTATAAAGTTATTATTTTATTTAAATATATTTGTTGTCTTTTATAGTATGTAAATTTTAGAATATAAATATGGCTATTTTATATTAATAATATATTTATACATATTTATATATTATGTGTAAATATATTATTTTTTTTGATTTACATTTAAAATTATCTAAATATAGCTAAATATTTATATTGGTATTTTTTATATTATTTTACTATATCTCTATGATTTAGAGGCTTTGTGTTTATTTATTGAATATTGTATTTATGTAGTATAAATATGATATTCTTTTTATATTATATAATGTTTAAAATTATTATATCGTTTCTTCTAATTTTTTTATGTTCTTAATCTCTCTTTTTATGAATAAAATAGTAACTATTAAAGCCATTGCATCTGCTATTGGACCAGCATACATTATACCGTCTATACCAAATATTTTAGGGAGTATTATTATAAGAGGAAGCAAAAAAATTATCTGTCTTGTCATAGCAATAAATGCTCCTTTAAATGCTTTCCCTATAGAAGTGAAAAAAGACCCTGTAACAGGCTGAACTCCATTAACTACCATAAATAGCATATATATCCTCATATATTCTTCAGCAAAAGAAAAATATAATTCGCTTCCATCTCCAAACATAGAAACTATTTGTCTTGGGAATAATTGAAAAAGCAAAGATGCTGTTATAGCCATTATAGTTGTTATAAATACGCTTAACTTGTATGTATCTATTACCCTTTTATAATTTCTTGCCCCATAATTAAATCCAACTATAGGCTGAGAACCTTGCCCTGTACCTATTATAAAGGCCATAACAATCATATTTATCTTTGCTATAATCCCAGATACAGCAAGAGGAATATTACCTCCATATATAGATTGGTTACCATAATAGCTTAATACATTATTCATTGTAATTTGAACAGCCATCATAGCTAACTGATTGAAGCCTCCGGATAAACCTAAAGTAAAAATTTTAATAACATTACTGATATTTAGAATAAAGCTTTTTTTGTTAAGTGTAACATTTTTCATTTTAAATATATATTTAAAAGTT
This window harbors:
- a CDS encoding MATE family efflux transporter, which gives rise to MHNNVNSNPLYYEKVYKLLLKFATPSIISMLVGALYNIVDQMFIGQGVGIKGNAATNVAFPLTTICVSISLFLGLGGASSYSLLLGRGEKEKASNIIGNTISLAFIFSIILTIIVKMFVEKIMYMFGSTEDVLNYAIKYSSITSTGFLPFIFSSMMSHIIRADGSPRYSMISVLSGAIANTILDPIFIFYLKMGISGAALATIIGQFISFVLTFKYIFKMKNVTLNKKSFILNISNVIKIFTLGLSGGFNQLAMMAVQITMNNVLSYYGNQSIYGGNIPLAVSGIIAKINMIVMAFIIGTGQGSQPIVGFNYGARNYKRVIDTYKLSVFITTIMAITASLLFQLFPRQIVSMFGDGSELYFSFAEEYMRIYMLFMVVNGVQPVTGSFFTSIGKAFKGAFIAMTRQIIFLLPLIIILPKIFGIDGIMYAGPIADAMALIVTILFIKREIKNIKKLEETI